A DNA window from Drosophila pseudoobscura strain MV-25-SWS-2005 chromosome 2, UCI_Dpse_MV25, whole genome shotgun sequence contains the following coding sequences:
- the jagn gene encoding protein jagunal isoform X1 — MATRGGPMVAGTDGNDFEFRQRVAGTYQISLLNKSRLKYCIFFHALLFFVMLAKLTSDILDRLDIFVLEIEELEVPSPLWWEYVWAGSLLTSFLGLSAARGNKVREMQKYMIAILVFAILPLLYCFAYYFSDVWEFATMDKSVELDEADIFIWRGYPYGVFWYAFCFVGFQVHGFTLYFAYNLVKVWKARTATRKFQ, encoded by the exons ATGGCAACGCGCGGCGGTCCAATGGTCGCGGGCACCGACGGAAACGACTTCGAGTTCAGACAGCGCGTAGCTGGCACATATCAAATTAG TTTGTTGAATAAATCACGATTGAAGTACTGCATTTTCTTCCATGCTCTTCTTTTCTTCGTGATGCTGGCCAAGTTGACCTCGGACATATTGGATCGCCTGGACATTTTCGTGCTGGAGATTGAGGAACTGGAGGTGCCTTCGCCACTTTGGTGGGAGTACGTGTGGGCCGGTTCGCTGCTCACCTCGTTCCTGGGTCTGTCGGCGGCACGTGGCAATAAGGTGCGCGAAATGCAGAAATACATGATCGCCATCCTGGTGTTTGCCATCCTGCCCTTGCTCTACTGCTTCGCCTACTATTTTTCGGACGTGTGGGAGTTTGCGACCATGGACAAGTCCGTGGAGTTGGACGAGGCGGACATTTTCATCTGGCGC GGCTACCCCTATGGTGTGTTCTGGTACGCCTTCTGCTTTGTGGGCTTCCAGGTCCACGGATTCACGCTGTATTTCGCCTACAATCTAGTCAAGGTCTGGAAGGCCCGAACTGCCACGCGCAAGTTCCAGTAA
- the jagn gene encoding protein jagunal isoform X2 has product MSLAARGSNTVLLNKSRLKYCIFFHALLFFVMLAKLTSDILDRLDIFVLEIEELEVPSPLWWEYVWAGSLLTSFLGLSAARGNKVREMQKYMIAILVFAILPLLYCFAYYFSDVWEFATMDKSVELDEADIFIWRGYPYGVFWYAFCFVGFQVHGFTLYFAYNLVKVWKARTATRKFQ; this is encoded by the exons atgagCCTGGCTGCCAGAGGCAGTAACACTGT TTTGTTGAATAAATCACGATTGAAGTACTGCATTTTCTTCCATGCTCTTCTTTTCTTCGTGATGCTGGCCAAGTTGACCTCGGACATATTGGATCGCCTGGACATTTTCGTGCTGGAGATTGAGGAACTGGAGGTGCCTTCGCCACTTTGGTGGGAGTACGTGTGGGCCGGTTCGCTGCTCACCTCGTTCCTGGGTCTGTCGGCGGCACGTGGCAATAAGGTGCGCGAAATGCAGAAATACATGATCGCCATCCTGGTGTTTGCCATCCTGCCCTTGCTCTACTGCTTCGCCTACTATTTTTCGGACGTGTGGGAGTTTGCGACCATGGACAAGTCCGTGGAGTTGGACGAGGCGGACATTTTCATCTGGCGC GGCTACCCCTATGGTGTGTTCTGGTACGCCTTCTGCTTTGTGGGCTTCCAGGTCCACGGATTCACGCTGTATTTCGCCTACAATCTAGTCAAGGTCTGGAAGGCCCGAACTGCCACGCGCAAGTTCCAGTAA
- the kat-60L1 gene encoding katanin p60 ATPase-containing subunit A1 isoform X3, producing the protein MRGEETTYRRTTREKIVLRGNTTIRTVDCTSYLPVMSPASSSTPPTSLSHVARMMDTLILDSLSPFGFTKITATSRPSRTSNTVKKTTVESGHATPAARQHRPVNNLGANAPAGLGIGEPAPLRSNRLPTQVSAAEVAPQPRSNQPSMPFPSQQQDNRWVSSLRRRDPELQPTLPSINSNANSNSNSQGLSQSHHGSAGNVGVGLVGSGPSGAPSVGAMRFGRPGRASALTAAVRKSRSVERLRARKQSTNAQMTLKHKPVKKNSLDENSNSDDQDATTSLEDNSQAQSVSTTHNTPKWSPKTKAKQFSPLGYEGRLVDTLEKDILQRHPCIKWTHVAGLNEAKTILQEAVVLPVIMPEFFKGIRRPWRGVLMVGPPGTGKTMLAKAVATECGTTFFNVSSSTLTSKYRGESEKLVRLLFEMARFYAPSTIFIDEIDALCASRGSDSEHEASRRFKAELLIQMDGLNASMQEEKVIMVLAATNHPWDIDEAFRRRFEKRIYIPLPNEETRSALLKLCLKDVCLSPNINTSMIGEELQGYSGSDISNVCRDASMMAMRRLISGRTPEEIKQIRREDVDLPITLQDFQDARQRTKKSVSAEDVARFEKWMEEYGSC; encoded by the exons ATGCGCGGCGAGGAGACGACCTATAGGCGGACGACCCGCGAGAAAATTGTGCTGCGTGGAAACACGACCATCCGGACCGTAGACTGCACGTCCTACCTGCCCGTGATGAGTCCTGCCAG CTCATCCACACCGCCCACAAGCCTGTCGCATGTGGCCCGAATGATGGACACGTTAATACTGGACTCACTGTCGCCATTCGGCTTCACCAAGATAACAGCGACCAGCCGACCCTCACGCACCTCCAATACCGTCAAGAAGACTACGGTGGAGAGCGGACACGCGACACCAGCCGCCCGCCAGCACAGGCCGGTCAACAATTTGGGGGCCAATGCTCCTGCCGGGCTTGGGATCGGCGAACCTGCTCCATTGCGGAGCAACCGTCTGCCCACACAAG TGTCCGCCGCAGAAGTTGCCCCCCAGCCACGCTCCAATCAGCCGTCAATGCCTTTCCCCTCCCAGCAGCAGGACAACCGCTGGGTGTCATCGCTGCGGCGCCGCGATCCAGAGCTCCAGCCCACATTGCCTTCCATCAACAGCAATgcgaacagcaacagcaacagccagggTCTCAGTCAGAGCCACCATGGCAGTGCCGGAAATGTGGGAGTAGGCTTGGTGGGAAGTGGACCCTCAGGCGCCCCCAGTGTGGGAGCAATGCGGTTTGGACGGCCAGGGCGGGCTTCAGCTCTGACTGCTGCCGTGCGCAAGAGTCGATCCGTGGAGCGCCTGCGGGCCCGCAAGCAAAGCACAAACGCACAAATGACGCTCAAGCACAAGCCGGTGAAGAAGAACTCGCTTGACGAGAACTCGAACTCCGACGACCAGGATGCCACCACGTCCTTGGAGGACAACTCTCAGGCACAATCAGTCTCCACCACGCACAACACACCCAAGTGGTCCCCGAAGACCAAGGCAAAGCAATTCTCACCACTGGGCTACGAAGGGCGCTTGGTGGACACTTTGGAGAAGGACATCCTGCAGCGCCACCCCTGCATTAAGTGGACCCACGTGGCTGGCCTAAACGAGGCCAAGACCATCTTGCAG GAGGCGGTAGTACTTCCCGTAATCATGCCGGAGTTCTTCAAGGGAATTCGAAGGCCGTGGCGGGGCGTTCTCATGGTGGGTCCGCCGGGCACTGGCAAGACCATGCTGGCTAAAGCAGTGGCCACGGAGTGTGGAACCACCTTCTTCAACGTGTCTTCCTCCACACTCACATCCAAGTACCGCGGGGAGAGCGAGAAGCTAGTGCGTCTGCTCTTTGAAATGGCGCGCTTCTATGCGCCGAGCACGATTTTCATTGACGAAATCGATGCACTCTGCGCATCGCGGGGCAGCGACTCAGAGCACGAGGCCAGCCGGCGGTTCAAGGCGGAGCTGCTCATACAAATGGATGGTCTCAATGCGAGCatgcaggaggagaaggtcatCATGGTTCTGGCAGCCACAAATCATCCCTGGGATATCGACGAGGCCTTCAGGAGACGCTTCGAGAAGCGGATATATATCCCTCTGCCGAACG AGGAAACGCGCTCGGCACTGCTGAAGTTGTGCCTGAAGGATGTCTGCCTTTCCCCTAACATCAACACGTCCATGATCGGGGAGGAGCTGCAGGGGTACTCCGGATCGGACATCAGCAACGTGTGCCGCGACGCGTCCATGATGGCCATGCGTCGACTCATTTCGGGACGAACTCCGGAAGAGATTAAGCAGATACGCCGCGAGGACGTGGATCTACCAATCACGCTGCAGGACTTCCAGGACGCGCGACAGCGCACCAAGAAGTCCGTTTCGGCCGAGGATGTAGCACGTTTCGAGAAGTGGATGGAGGAGTACGGGTCCTGCTAG
- the kat-60L1 gene encoding katanin p60 ATPase-containing subunit A1 isoform X4, with the protein MRGEETTYRRTTREKIVLRGNTTIRTVDCTSYLPVMSPASSSTPPTSLSHVARMMDTLILDSLSPFGFTKITATSRPSRTSNTVKKTTVESGHATPAARQHRPVNNLGANAPAGLGIGEPAPLRSNRLPTQEVAPQPRSNQPSMPFPSQQQDNRWVSSLRRRDPELQPTLPSINSNANSNSNSQGLSQSHHGSAGNVGVGLVGSGPSGAPSVGAMRFGRPGRASALTAAVRKSRSVERLRARKQSTNAQMTLKHKPVKKNSLDENSNSDDQDATTSLEDNSQAQSVSTTHNTPKWSPKTKAKQFSPLGYEGRLVDTLEKDILQRHPCIKWTHVAGLNEAKTILQEAVVLPVIMPEFFKGIRRPWRGVLMVGPPGTGKTMLAKAVATECGTTFFNVSSSTLTSKYRGESEKLVRLLFEMARFYAPSTIFIDEIDALCASRGSDSEHEASRRFKAELLIQMDGLNASMQEEKVIMVLAATNHPWDIDEAFRRRFEKRIYIPLPNEETRSALLKLCLKDVCLSPNINTSMIGEELQGYSGSDISNVCRDASMMAMRRLISGRTPEEIKQIRREDVDLPITLQDFQDARQRTKKSVSAEDVARFEKWMEEYGSC; encoded by the exons ATGCGCGGCGAGGAGACGACCTATAGGCGGACGACCCGCGAGAAAATTGTGCTGCGTGGAAACACGACCATCCGGACCGTAGACTGCACGTCCTACCTGCCCGTGATGAGTCCTGCCAG CTCATCCACACCGCCCACAAGCCTGTCGCATGTGGCCCGAATGATGGACACGTTAATACTGGACTCACTGTCGCCATTCGGCTTCACCAAGATAACAGCGACCAGCCGACCCTCACGCACCTCCAATACCGTCAAGAAGACTACGGTGGAGAGCGGACACGCGACACCAGCCGCCCGCCAGCACAGGCCGGTCAACAATTTGGGGGCCAATGCTCCTGCCGGGCTTGGGATCGGCGAACCTGCTCCATTGCGGAGCAACCGTCTGCCCACACAAG AAGTTGCCCCCCAGCCACGCTCCAATCAGCCGTCAATGCCTTTCCCCTCCCAGCAGCAGGACAACCGCTGGGTGTCATCGCTGCGGCGCCGCGATCCAGAGCTCCAGCCCACATTGCCTTCCATCAACAGCAATgcgaacagcaacagcaacagccagggTCTCAGTCAGAGCCACCATGGCAGTGCCGGAAATGTGGGAGTAGGCTTGGTGGGAAGTGGACCCTCAGGCGCCCCCAGTGTGGGAGCAATGCGGTTTGGACGGCCAGGGCGGGCTTCAGCTCTGACTGCTGCCGTGCGCAAGAGTCGATCCGTGGAGCGCCTGCGGGCCCGCAAGCAAAGCACAAACGCACAAATGACGCTCAAGCACAAGCCGGTGAAGAAGAACTCGCTTGACGAGAACTCGAACTCCGACGACCAGGATGCCACCACGTCCTTGGAGGACAACTCTCAGGCACAATCAGTCTCCACCACGCACAACACACCCAAGTGGTCCCCGAAGACCAAGGCAAAGCAATTCTCACCACTGGGCTACGAAGGGCGCTTGGTGGACACTTTGGAGAAGGACATCCTGCAGCGCCACCCCTGCATTAAGTGGACCCACGTGGCTGGCCTAAACGAGGCCAAGACCATCTTGCAG GAGGCGGTAGTACTTCCCGTAATCATGCCGGAGTTCTTCAAGGGAATTCGAAGGCCGTGGCGGGGCGTTCTCATGGTGGGTCCGCCGGGCACTGGCAAGACCATGCTGGCTAAAGCAGTGGCCACGGAGTGTGGAACCACCTTCTTCAACGTGTCTTCCTCCACACTCACATCCAAGTACCGCGGGGAGAGCGAGAAGCTAGTGCGTCTGCTCTTTGAAATGGCGCGCTTCTATGCGCCGAGCACGATTTTCATTGACGAAATCGATGCACTCTGCGCATCGCGGGGCAGCGACTCAGAGCACGAGGCCAGCCGGCGGTTCAAGGCGGAGCTGCTCATACAAATGGATGGTCTCAATGCGAGCatgcaggaggagaaggtcatCATGGTTCTGGCAGCCACAAATCATCCCTGGGATATCGACGAGGCCTTCAGGAGACGCTTCGAGAAGCGGATATATATCCCTCTGCCGAACG AGGAAACGCGCTCGGCACTGCTGAAGTTGTGCCTGAAGGATGTCTGCCTTTCCCCTAACATCAACACGTCCATGATCGGGGAGGAGCTGCAGGGGTACTCCGGATCGGACATCAGCAACGTGTGCCGCGACGCGTCCATGATGGCCATGCGTCGACTCATTTCGGGACGAACTCCGGAAGAGATTAAGCAGATACGCCGCGAGGACGTGGATCTACCAATCACGCTGCAGGACTTCCAGGACGCGCGACAGCGCACCAAGAAGTCCGTTTCGGCCGAGGATGTAGCACGTTTCGAGAAGTGGATGGAGGAGTACGGGTCCTGCTAG
- the kat-60L1 gene encoding katanin p60 ATPase-containing subunit A1 isoform X1, which produces MFNTSTQNWFGMGQTSTAPAGGVAQLLNNNSRGVQSNHYHQHQQQQQQHPFMRQRSLTSSNPALERSTLALRPQSPPNLQVEYEVAVPFVSAYRHTPYHSLWDLHQCSSTPPTSLSHVARMMDTLILDSLSPFGFTKITATSRPSRTSNTVKKTTVESGHATPAARQHRPVNNLGANAPAGLGIGEPAPLRSNRLPTQVSAAEVAPQPRSNQPSMPFPSQQQDNRWVSSLRRRDPELQPTLPSINSNANSNSNSQGLSQSHHGSAGNVGVGLVGSGPSGAPSVGAMRFGRPGRASALTAAVRKSRSVERLRARKQSTNAQMTLKHKPVKKNSLDENSNSDDQDATTSLEDNSQAQSVSTTHNTPKWSPKTKAKQFSPLGYEGRLVDTLEKDILQRHPCIKWTHVAGLNEAKTILQEAVVLPVIMPEFFKGIRRPWRGVLMVGPPGTGKTMLAKAVATECGTTFFNVSSSTLTSKYRGESEKLVRLLFEMARFYAPSTIFIDEIDALCASRGSDSEHEASRRFKAELLIQMDGLNASMQEEKVIMVLAATNHPWDIDEAFRRRFEKRIYIPLPNEETRSALLKLCLKDVCLSPNINTSMIGEELQGYSGSDISNVCRDASMMAMRRLISGRTPEEIKQIRREDVDLPITLQDFQDARQRTKKSVSAEDVARFEKWMEEYGSC; this is translated from the exons ATGTTCAACACAAGTACCCAGAACTGGTTCGGCATGGGGCAGACCTCGACGGCTCCCGCCGGCGGTGTTGCCCAGCTGTTGAACAATAATTCCCGAGGGGTCCAATCGAATCATtaccaccaacaccaacagcagcagcagcagcatcctttCATGCGCCAGCGTTCCCTGACTAGCTCCAATCCAGCCCTTGAGCGCTCTACCTTGGCTCTTCGTCCACAATCGCCACCCAATCTGCAGGTGGAGTACGAGGTGGCCGTACCATTCGTTTCTGCCTACAGACACACACCATATCATTCGCTATGGGATCTGCACCAGTG CTCATCCACACCGCCCACAAGCCTGTCGCATGTGGCCCGAATGATGGACACGTTAATACTGGACTCACTGTCGCCATTCGGCTTCACCAAGATAACAGCGACCAGCCGACCCTCACGCACCTCCAATACCGTCAAGAAGACTACGGTGGAGAGCGGACACGCGACACCAGCCGCCCGCCAGCACAGGCCGGTCAACAATTTGGGGGCCAATGCTCCTGCCGGGCTTGGGATCGGCGAACCTGCTCCATTGCGGAGCAACCGTCTGCCCACACAAG TGTCCGCCGCAGAAGTTGCCCCCCAGCCACGCTCCAATCAGCCGTCAATGCCTTTCCCCTCCCAGCAGCAGGACAACCGCTGGGTGTCATCGCTGCGGCGCCGCGATCCAGAGCTCCAGCCCACATTGCCTTCCATCAACAGCAATgcgaacagcaacagcaacagccagggTCTCAGTCAGAGCCACCATGGCAGTGCCGGAAATGTGGGAGTAGGCTTGGTGGGAAGTGGACCCTCAGGCGCCCCCAGTGTGGGAGCAATGCGGTTTGGACGGCCAGGGCGGGCTTCAGCTCTGACTGCTGCCGTGCGCAAGAGTCGATCCGTGGAGCGCCTGCGGGCCCGCAAGCAAAGCACAAACGCACAAATGACGCTCAAGCACAAGCCGGTGAAGAAGAACTCGCTTGACGAGAACTCGAACTCCGACGACCAGGATGCCACCACGTCCTTGGAGGACAACTCTCAGGCACAATCAGTCTCCACCACGCACAACACACCCAAGTGGTCCCCGAAGACCAAGGCAAAGCAATTCTCACCACTGGGCTACGAAGGGCGCTTGGTGGACACTTTGGAGAAGGACATCCTGCAGCGCCACCCCTGCATTAAGTGGACCCACGTGGCTGGCCTAAACGAGGCCAAGACCATCTTGCAG GAGGCGGTAGTACTTCCCGTAATCATGCCGGAGTTCTTCAAGGGAATTCGAAGGCCGTGGCGGGGCGTTCTCATGGTGGGTCCGCCGGGCACTGGCAAGACCATGCTGGCTAAAGCAGTGGCCACGGAGTGTGGAACCACCTTCTTCAACGTGTCTTCCTCCACACTCACATCCAAGTACCGCGGGGAGAGCGAGAAGCTAGTGCGTCTGCTCTTTGAAATGGCGCGCTTCTATGCGCCGAGCACGATTTTCATTGACGAAATCGATGCACTCTGCGCATCGCGGGGCAGCGACTCAGAGCACGAGGCCAGCCGGCGGTTCAAGGCGGAGCTGCTCATACAAATGGATGGTCTCAATGCGAGCatgcaggaggagaaggtcatCATGGTTCTGGCAGCCACAAATCATCCCTGGGATATCGACGAGGCCTTCAGGAGACGCTTCGAGAAGCGGATATATATCCCTCTGCCGAACG AGGAAACGCGCTCGGCACTGCTGAAGTTGTGCCTGAAGGATGTCTGCCTTTCCCCTAACATCAACACGTCCATGATCGGGGAGGAGCTGCAGGGGTACTCCGGATCGGACATCAGCAACGTGTGCCGCGACGCGTCCATGATGGCCATGCGTCGACTCATTTCGGGACGAACTCCGGAAGAGATTAAGCAGATACGCCGCGAGGACGTGGATCTACCAATCACGCTGCAGGACTTCCAGGACGCGCGACAGCGCACCAAGAAGTCCGTTTCGGCCGAGGATGTAGCACGTTTCGAGAAGTGGATGGAGGAGTACGGGTCCTGCTAG
- the kat-60L1 gene encoding katanin p60 ATPase-containing subunit A1 isoform X2, which yields MFNTSTQNWFGMGQTSTAPAGGVAQLLNNNSRGVQSNHYHQHQQQQQQHPFMRQRSLTSSNPALERSTLALRPQSPPNLQVEYEVAVPFVSAYRHTPYHSLWDLHQCSSTPPTSLSHVARMMDTLILDSLSPFGFTKITATSRPSRTSNTVKKTTVESGHATPAARQHRPVNNLGANAPAGLGIGEPAPLRSNRLPTQEVAPQPRSNQPSMPFPSQQQDNRWVSSLRRRDPELQPTLPSINSNANSNSNSQGLSQSHHGSAGNVGVGLVGSGPSGAPSVGAMRFGRPGRASALTAAVRKSRSVERLRARKQSTNAQMTLKHKPVKKNSLDENSNSDDQDATTSLEDNSQAQSVSTTHNTPKWSPKTKAKQFSPLGYEGRLVDTLEKDILQRHPCIKWTHVAGLNEAKTILQEAVVLPVIMPEFFKGIRRPWRGVLMVGPPGTGKTMLAKAVATECGTTFFNVSSSTLTSKYRGESEKLVRLLFEMARFYAPSTIFIDEIDALCASRGSDSEHEASRRFKAELLIQMDGLNASMQEEKVIMVLAATNHPWDIDEAFRRRFEKRIYIPLPNEETRSALLKLCLKDVCLSPNINTSMIGEELQGYSGSDISNVCRDASMMAMRRLISGRTPEEIKQIRREDVDLPITLQDFQDARQRTKKSVSAEDVARFEKWMEEYGSC from the exons ATGTTCAACACAAGTACCCAGAACTGGTTCGGCATGGGGCAGACCTCGACGGCTCCCGCCGGCGGTGTTGCCCAGCTGTTGAACAATAATTCCCGAGGGGTCCAATCGAATCATtaccaccaacaccaacagcagcagcagcagcatcctttCATGCGCCAGCGTTCCCTGACTAGCTCCAATCCAGCCCTTGAGCGCTCTACCTTGGCTCTTCGTCCACAATCGCCACCCAATCTGCAGGTGGAGTACGAGGTGGCCGTACCATTCGTTTCTGCCTACAGACACACACCATATCATTCGCTATGGGATCTGCACCAGTG CTCATCCACACCGCCCACAAGCCTGTCGCATGTGGCCCGAATGATGGACACGTTAATACTGGACTCACTGTCGCCATTCGGCTTCACCAAGATAACAGCGACCAGCCGACCCTCACGCACCTCCAATACCGTCAAGAAGACTACGGTGGAGAGCGGACACGCGACACCAGCCGCCCGCCAGCACAGGCCGGTCAACAATTTGGGGGCCAATGCTCCTGCCGGGCTTGGGATCGGCGAACCTGCTCCATTGCGGAGCAACCGTCTGCCCACACAAG AAGTTGCCCCCCAGCCACGCTCCAATCAGCCGTCAATGCCTTTCCCCTCCCAGCAGCAGGACAACCGCTGGGTGTCATCGCTGCGGCGCCGCGATCCAGAGCTCCAGCCCACATTGCCTTCCATCAACAGCAATgcgaacagcaacagcaacagccagggTCTCAGTCAGAGCCACCATGGCAGTGCCGGAAATGTGGGAGTAGGCTTGGTGGGAAGTGGACCCTCAGGCGCCCCCAGTGTGGGAGCAATGCGGTTTGGACGGCCAGGGCGGGCTTCAGCTCTGACTGCTGCCGTGCGCAAGAGTCGATCCGTGGAGCGCCTGCGGGCCCGCAAGCAAAGCACAAACGCACAAATGACGCTCAAGCACAAGCCGGTGAAGAAGAACTCGCTTGACGAGAACTCGAACTCCGACGACCAGGATGCCACCACGTCCTTGGAGGACAACTCTCAGGCACAATCAGTCTCCACCACGCACAACACACCCAAGTGGTCCCCGAAGACCAAGGCAAAGCAATTCTCACCACTGGGCTACGAAGGGCGCTTGGTGGACACTTTGGAGAAGGACATCCTGCAGCGCCACCCCTGCATTAAGTGGACCCACGTGGCTGGCCTAAACGAGGCCAAGACCATCTTGCAG GAGGCGGTAGTACTTCCCGTAATCATGCCGGAGTTCTTCAAGGGAATTCGAAGGCCGTGGCGGGGCGTTCTCATGGTGGGTCCGCCGGGCACTGGCAAGACCATGCTGGCTAAAGCAGTGGCCACGGAGTGTGGAACCACCTTCTTCAACGTGTCTTCCTCCACACTCACATCCAAGTACCGCGGGGAGAGCGAGAAGCTAGTGCGTCTGCTCTTTGAAATGGCGCGCTTCTATGCGCCGAGCACGATTTTCATTGACGAAATCGATGCACTCTGCGCATCGCGGGGCAGCGACTCAGAGCACGAGGCCAGCCGGCGGTTCAAGGCGGAGCTGCTCATACAAATGGATGGTCTCAATGCGAGCatgcaggaggagaaggtcatCATGGTTCTGGCAGCCACAAATCATCCCTGGGATATCGACGAGGCCTTCAGGAGACGCTTCGAGAAGCGGATATATATCCCTCTGCCGAACG AGGAAACGCGCTCGGCACTGCTGAAGTTGTGCCTGAAGGATGTCTGCCTTTCCCCTAACATCAACACGTCCATGATCGGGGAGGAGCTGCAGGGGTACTCCGGATCGGACATCAGCAACGTGTGCCGCGACGCGTCCATGATGGCCATGCGTCGACTCATTTCGGGACGAACTCCGGAAGAGATTAAGCAGATACGCCGCGAGGACGTGGATCTACCAATCACGCTGCAGGACTTCCAGGACGCGCGACAGCGCACCAAGAAGTCCGTTTCGGCCGAGGATGTAGCACGTTTCGAGAAGTGGATGGAGGAGTACGGGTCCTGCTAG
- the Hat1 gene encoding histone acetyltransferase type B catalytic subunit, translating to MKKRVTRKRLLFRRYSYQHILRRNFRLCKRRPPRSVKKARMAQIQEYQEYLLDALEVVDFKLIRDKADINNDDLIFHPVMAHQIFGETETIFGYQDLHVRVFYTAGPLHIYLGVEYGTRVNEVSAGEMNADDVVGTIAHSLPDGCYFINLDEFLKTLDKADKFQPFGEKIGEYTRPSDDGSERLFEFYQCDYKVPSFLKFFARLQTFILWFVDAASYIDTDDAQWCYFVCYEKYKNGDGQYQYATAGYTTVYEYYAYPQNKRPRISQMMILPPFQKLGLATQLVETIYKYYQSQKNVVDITVEDPSEDFQRLRNFVDARFCKELKSFARNEIVKGFSKEMVREARETLKLNPRQVRKVYELLRLYYTNVNDDKEYRSYRLEVKKRLNAVYYKQIKDLKKMERHKMDTEMLRARLPNMKQRMEQLQEEYAVVEEGYKNTLAKLKA from the exons ATGAAAAAGCGAGTG ACCCGAAAGCGTTTGCTATTTCGACGCTACAGCTATCAGCACATTTTGCGGCGCAATTTTAGACTCTGCAAACGCAGACCGCCCAGGTCAGTGAAAAAAGCAAGAATGGCTCAAATCCAAGAATACCAGGAGTATTTGCTGGACGCCCTCGAGGTGGTCGACTTCAAGTTGA TACGCGACAAGGCGGACATCAACAACGatgatttgatttttcacCCCGTTATGGCTCATCAGATATTTGGCGAGACTGAGACAATTTTCGGATATCAAGATCTGCACGTGCGCGTATTCTATACGGCAGGACCGTTGCACATTTACTTGGGCGTGGAGTATGGGACTCGTGTAAACGAAGTGTCTGCCGGTGAAATGAATGCAGACGATGTGGTCGGAACCATTGCACATAGTTTGCCAGACGGCTGCTACTTCATCAACCTAGACGAGTTTCTGAAGACGCTGGACAAGGCAGACAAGTTCCAGCCCTTCGGCGAGAAGATCGGCGAGTACACACGGCCCTCTGATGACGGCAGTGAGAGGCTATTCGAGTTCTATCAGTGCGACTACAAAGTTCCATCTTTCTTGAAATTCTTTGCGCGCCTGCAAACTTTCATACTGTGGTTCGTGGACGCTGCCTCATACATAGACACTGATGACGCCCAATGGTGCTACTTTGTTTG CTATGAAAAGTATAAGAACGGCGATGGCCAGTATCAGTATGCCACAGCTGGCTACACAACCGTGTACGAGTACTATGCCTATCCGCAGAACAAGCGGCCACGGATTAGCCAAATGATGATATTGCCCCCCTTCCAGAAGCTGGGTCTGGCCACCCAACTAGTCGAGACTATATACAAGTACTACCAGTCGCAGAAGAACGTGGTGGACATCACTGTAGAAGATCCCTCGGAGGACTTTCAGCGGCTGCGAAATTTTGTAGATGCGCGCTTCTGCAAGGAACTGAAGTCATTTGCCCGCAACGAGATCGTCAAGGGCTTCAGCAAAGAAATGGTGAGGGAGGCTCGCGAAACTCTTAAACTAAATCCGCGACAGGTGCGAAAAGTATACGAGCTGCTACGCCTGTACTACACCAATGTGAATGATGACAAGGAGTACAGAAGCTATCGTCTGGAGGTAAAGAAACGCCTTAATGCAGTTTACTATAAGCAGATCAAGGACCTTAAGAAAATGGAGCGCCACAAGATGGACACGGAAATGCTGCGAGCTCGATTGCCCAACATGAAGCAGCGCATGGAACAGCTTCAGGAAGAGTACGCCGTGGTCGAGGAGGGCTACAAGAACACTCTTGCCAAGCTAAAGGCCTAA